From a region of the Nyctibius grandis isolate bNycGra1 chromosome 10, bNycGra1.pri, whole genome shotgun sequence genome:
- the LOC137668026 gene encoding zinc finger protein 345-like isoform X1, whose protein sequence is MQENYENVISLAEEIAISWPRITAFAESHRRRGLVSGVEAEGEQGQPEPTQIQPSAGAGSSDGGVNPDLRRQLGLILQTAGRSQVEKMLRELVREQGQGGKRRSRKKTPKDGGASTGSGTEEDLAPRDGEEPALEDADERQSGGQAGEAPATAKGTGGKKGGAASPAARGGCAECGLRTRSQSPVKPRRCAECGRRCRQPARQADRGGDKPHRCGDCGKGFSRGSNLAQHRRIHTGERPHRCGDCGKGFIQRSDLERHRRVHTGERPYPCGDCGKRFSVSSHLDRHRRTHAGGPGPPAPPRTRPRPPPPEGSPAPHRCPECGKSFAQRSALAKHRKTHSGDRPHRCGDCGKSFSRGSNLTQHRRIHTGERPFACGDCGKGFIQRSDLERHQRVHTGERPYTCAECGKSFSVSSHLDRHQKIHAAERASYRCPEHLAGFLAAHRHGRLFQCAQCGRCFGQGAALLKHQRAHGAGGTTGQPPKCPDCGKNRGGAAGLRPRGQQCLDCGRESDPGDGETAPAAPPEKPYKCGECGKGFGQRSALVKHRRIHTGEKPYACGDCGKGFIQKSDLTIHRRMHTGEKPYRCGECGKCFSVSSNLITHQRTHLGEKPYQCPECGKSFIQRSELTIHQRVHTGEKPYKCPECGKCFSRSSHLNRHQRTHAGDKPKPTAVVPAAAANPSGAFPGATFSPPLGGSAAPLPSLPSFPASPSPLPIPSLSSPALDLPWALSFPARAFPHPSFPSAPASGAQTSSLIN, encoded by the exons GCGTGGAAGCAGAGGGGGAACAGGGTCAACCAGAACCCACCCAGATCCAGCCCTCGGCGGGGGCCGGCTCCAGCGATGGGGGGGTGAACCCCGACTTACGGCGGCAGttgggcctgatcctgcaaacgGCCGGCAGGAGCCAGGTGGAGAAGATGCTGCGGGAGCTGGTACgggagcagggacagggggGGAAGCGCCGGAGCCGCAAGAAGACACCCAAGGATGGAG GTGCCAGCACCGGGAGCGGGACGGAGGAGGATTTGGCCCCACGGGACGGCGAGGAGCCGGCGCTGGAGGACGCCGACGAGCGCCAAAGCGGGGGGCAGGCGGGTGAAGCCCCCGCCACCGCTAAAGGGACCGGGGGCAAGAAGGGCGGCGCGGCATcgccggcggcgcggggcggttGCGCCGAGTGCGGGCTGAGGACCCGGTCGCAGAGCCCGGTGAAGCCGCGGCGCTGCGCTGAGTGCGGGCGGCGGTGCCGGCAACCGGCGCGGCAAGCGGACCGCGGCGGGGACAAGCCGCACCGGTGCGGCGACTGCGGCAAAGGCTTCAGCCGTGGCTCCAACCTCGCCCAGCACCGGCGCATCCACACCGGGGAACGGCCCCACCGCTGCGGCGACTGCGGCAAAGGCTTCATCCAACGCTCCGACCTGGAGCGGCACCGGCGCGTCCACACCGGCGAGCGGCCGTACCCCTGCGGCGACTGCGGCAAGCGCTTCAGCGTCAGCTCCCACCTCGACCGCCATCGCCGCACCCACGCTggcgggcccggcccgcccgccccaCCCCGCACCCGGCCTCGACCGCCGCCACCGGAGGGGTCGCCGGCTCCTCACCGCTGCCCCGAGTGCGGCAAGAGCTTCGCCCAACGCTCCGCCTTGGCCAAGCACCGCAAGACCCACAGCGGCGACCGGCCGCACCGCTGCGGCGACTGCGGCAAGAGCTTCAGCCGCGGCTCCAACCTCACCCAGCACCGGCGCATCCACACCGGCGAGCGGCCCTTTGCCTGTGGCGACTGCGGCAAAGGCTTCATCCAACGCTCCGACCTGGAGCGGCACCAACGCGTCCACACCGGCGAGCGGCCCTACACCTGCGCCGAGTGCGGGAAGAGCTTCAGCGTCAGCTCCCACCTCGACCGGCACCAGAAGATCCACGCGGCCGAACGGGCGTCCTACCGGTGCCCCGAACATCTCGCCGGCTTCTTGGCCGCTCACCGGCATGGTCGCCTCTTTCAGTGCGCCCAGTGCGGGCGGTGTTTCGGTCAAGGCGCCGCGTTGCTCAAGCATCAACGCGCCCACGGTGCCGGAGGAACCACGGGGCAACCCCCCAAGTGTCCGGATTGCGGGAAGAACCGCGGCGGCGCCGCGGGGTTACGGCCCCGCGGTCAACAGTGTCTGGATTGCGGGAGGGAGTCGGATCCCGGCGACGGCGAAAcggccccggcagcgccgcCGGAGAAACCCTACAAGTGCGGGGAGTGCGGGAAGGGGTTCGGGCAACGCTCAGCGCTGGTGAAACACCGGCGGATCCACACCGGCGAGAAGCCCTACGCCTGCGGGGACTGCGGGAAGGGCTTCATCCAGAAGTCGGACCTCACCATCCACCGCCGGATGCACACCGGGGAGAAGCCCTACCGGTGCGGCGAGTGCGGCAAGTGCTTCAGCGTCTCCTCCAACCTCATCACCCACCAACGGACCCACCTCGGCGAGAAACCCTACCAGTGCCCCGAGTGCGGCAAGAGCTTCATCCAACGCTCTGAGCTCACCATCCACCAACGCGTCCACACCGGCGAGAAGCCCTACAAGTGTCCCGAGTGCGGCAAGTGCTTCAGCCGCAGCTCCCACCTCAACCGTCACCAACGCACCCACGCCGGGGACAAGCCCAAACCTACGGCCGtcgtccccgccgccgccgccaacCCCTCCGGGGCCTTCCCCGGTGCCACCTTCTCCCCGCCGTTGGGTGGCTCGGCGGCCCCCCTCCCCTCgctgccctccttccctgcctccccctcgcccctgcccatcccctccctctccagccCGGCCCTGGACCTGCCGTGggccctctccttccctgcccgcgccttcccccacccctccttcccctcgGCGCCCGCCTCGGGGGCCCAGACCTCCTCCCTCATCAACTGA